The genomic region CAGAAGGGCTATTCAGAGCTTGCGCCGCAGGGGTAAGAGGTCAACTTCCGCAAGAAACTAattgtttatgttatttttatgcaTCACCAAACGGAAGCAAAATTATATCCTATGTACACTTGCTTATTTGGCACCGTGTCTAATAGATAATCGATAGTTTCTTTCGTCAAAATGGGCGCACTTTGAGTAAAACGCATCGGGGCAAAAGATCCTTGCGCAAATTCTCCTCCGGTGACCAACGCGCATCATGGTGGACAACCCACGGGGGCGTGGGATTAGAGGACGGAACAAGAACACGGAGTTCGTGCACACACGGACACGCAACTCCAACACGTGGGCTCAACTAGTTAATCGACGTatagtttttaattgtttcctCTTTTAAATGTAACCCCTTATCTCCTGTATCCGTACATGCTGGTAAAAAAACACGTGATCGTTTGTGACGGTGGAACGAGGAAGACATCCCAATTCGTGCATACATGCTTGCATGGTTCTTCAATCGTTTGTGTCACattaaatgataaataaattgaatcataTTTTATTACCAATTTACTGTCGATAGTTTCTATTCattaaaaagttcaacaaCAAGGAATTTAATCGTCCCGGCGGGATTGTTGCCGGCGAGTGGTGGAGGAAGGGGCAGCTGTTGTAGAACTTGGTGAGGACGTTGTGGTTGACGTAGGATTCTGAGTGGTCGTCGTTGAAGGAGTTGTAGAACTTGTGGTCGATGGGCTTGAAGAGGTGGTTGTGGTTGGTGTCATTGAAGGAGTTGTAGAACTTGTGATCGATGGGCTTgaagaggtggtggtggttggtgtcGTTGAAGTCGTGGACGAAGaagctgttgttgttgagatGTCCGCCCTAGTTGATCCTACAGTAGGGGGGTTTGAACTTGACGGAGCagcggttgtggtggtggtggtggttgtgctaGTAGAAGTGgtagccgtcgtcgtcgttggctTCCTGTTCCTATAtcgatttttattctttttctttcccgacCCCGATGCCGGTCGGCGCATCTTCATTTCACCGCTTTCTTCCGAAGAATGTCCCTTTCTTCGGTTGCCCGATCCTCTCCGGGACATTTCCCGATCGCCGCCATCAGGCCTTCTACCTTTCTTCCGATCGCGCACCATTTGCTTCCGTTCGTCGGATTCTTCCGACGAGCTGGACTGCTGCTTGCGACGCGCGGGACTCCCGTCGACAGTGGACGACAGATAGCCAAGCACACAAACCACCAAGAACGTTACCACGatgattttattcattttcactTTGGTTCTACGGATAAACACGAAACGGCCATACGCCAACAGAAACTGATCGCTCGTGTACCGTAGCGGGAATTTTTATACGTCCAGAGCCACCAGAGTTTTATTTGCTAATTAGAGTGTCTCTTTAAACAGACcggtaaataaataatgaccAACCAAACCGGTTACCCACCCATCTTTGGCTACGACCTCAAGATTGTTCTCCATTCTCGAACCCTTAGGGACATAACAttcaaaaattgaatttctttgAACAAATTATGTAAGCGTGGTGTAGGTTTGTAGCCACAAAATGGTTACACGAACAACTAAAACGTGGCATTTAACACGGGGTAAACATTTAACTGACTAAGTACCACATTCTTAGGTATGTTTCTTTCCTAATACAATTATGCCACTCTTCTAAaacttcttctcttctttcaATCcttaattattttactttataaAACACTGCATTTTTTAACAATtccttttcaaataatttaactttCTGCCCTTAGAGGTTAAGTTATTTTCTAATGTCTGAGTGAGTTTGCAAGTAATGAAGGTTGTCCAAAAGCAAAATTGACTTAGGTATCCAAGAATGCAATCTCAACAGCCCTCGTGTTTTGGTGCTTTTTGTCCAGATTTAAACATTCATCAAACTTTCGTTTTTCATAGCTTCCATAGTGGAATTGCGGTGTTGtaaatgaaatcgaaaaacCCCCACGAAGCAAGCAAAAATATATGTTCCTTCCAAACCAACATTTCAAAATCCGTCGGAACCGATGAAGCGTCATCTTACAGCATCCTTCGAAAGCAAGCGGTTTTTTATCGTCCTCCCTCAACTTGGCCTCTTCATTCCTTGGCAGGATACACCAATGTTTACCTGTCATCTGCGGACCATATCCTCCGAGGTCCTCGCTCTCTCGCGTGCTCCCCAGCGCCAGCGTGCGCTCGCACATGCTCCCCATCCGGTCGCGAGAGTATGGCCTCTCCCGCGGCCGAGAAAAGTGTGAGCCCGAAAGTGGAGCAGACCGTTGCTCATTTTCCATCAAAATGGCACACTGATCGGACAGAGGCGTCGTGAGTGTGTAGTTCGCCCAGAAATCACCCCCAGAAGAGGAACGCGAAAAACGGATACCCGCCCCAAAAGACGTGCAGCAAAACCCtatcgttttgttgtttttcgcgGACCGTGCCGCGTTTTTCCACCAGTGAAACCCGAACAGCAGTTTTCGGCACCAGCAGCCCTAGGAAGTGTTCCAAATTGTGTTCCCAGCATCGTGAAAAAGGTGAGTTGGTGAAGGCTTTTCAATGGCACACGAAAAAAAGGTTACGTATTACACGGAGTGAAAATGGTGGATCCTCCTTGACGTGGTGCTTTAAGAGGTCATGTTTTCGGAgttattacaataatttgtcactcgtttttccaaattttcaagGCACATGACGATGTCTTCCGCTGCTTCATATCCTTTTTTCTCCTATCCACATAATCATTCAtaaattgttcttttttttttgttggttcctGTTCCGCCTAAGCAAGAGAAGGTGATTGCAAGATACAAGTTTGAGAGtcggaaaaaaatcaatatctGAGTCTATCTCTGGCAATTTACTCAGaaccttttttattattcttacATGCCCTAAGAGGCATTCTTGAGCGCCAAAGAACGAATGTATGtttattgtaattttttaCGACATCaaactaatattttctttcagGTTTAACAATGGACGACGATCAATAGAGTAATGTGAGGCAAGGGATTTAAATCACGTGTTCTGCAAAATCACTGAAAAGTCTTCCACAGCAACCAAACTCGCTAAACCTCTtaagtgcgtgtgtgtgaacaCAGAAGCAGAACTGATAGATCTTCCAACCCGGCAGCTTCTAGTCGGGAAGTCACTGTCATCCATTGTTAGCCTGTAGCCAAACGACACGATGGCATTCCTTAACAACCTCCGCTCGGTTCCGATGCCTCCGGTAAAAAACATGCTGAACGTGGCGTTGCAAACGGCCCGCCAAACGATTCCCTCCAAGCAGAAACAGAATGGCTACGAGGAGGCGGCCGGAGACAGCTTCGGAGGCGGTCCTGCTGGTGCCGGTGGTCCTGGAGGTGCCTCCGGTGGGTTACGGTCTCCACCGCAGGTACCGCAAAGGCCACAAAATGTACACTTTGCCGAAACGGATAGTGAGTTATAAGTACCAAGCGGATCTTCTGGAAGTAATGGATGTTTGGGAGAACTAATTTCTTTTtgcgatgattttttttgtgaacgctTTAGCTGCGGGTGACACTGGTGGAACGGCAGAGATGAATCCACTCAATCCATTCACGAATCCTAAGGCCTACTACCAAGAGGACGGTATGGATCAATCCGGTGCAAATCAGTACCAGGAGACGGGCTTCAATCAGGGTGATTTCGAAAATGGCTACCAAGCGGGCGGCTACCCTCCTAGGTAAGTACTTGGAGAATCGTTCGATAAGAGTTCTCAAATTTAAAGGGATTCATTTATATCCTTTGTCATTGCAGACAAGGCAGTGTGCAATCGTTTGGATCTGATAGCACCTTTGCGGGCGGTTGCGAGGGAGAAACTCCCGGCGGATCCAAGATCAACGAGTATCAGGCGGCCTGGAACGTTACCAATGCGATTCAGGTAAGGCTATACCCCTATGAACCACCTCACTAGTGCCACTGGGGAAGAAAGCCCAATCAACCATCCACATTTTGGTATAGTTTCTCTTTCCTGTTGATTGATTCCTATTTTTCAGAGTacctttttatttgattaattgTCCTAGTTTTATCTTGTCACAAAAATCTGTCCTTTCAACAATCAGAGATTCTGATTCTATTTTAATTGATCgtctgtttgatttttataaGGGAATTAGGAAAAAACCCGCTATTTATGGTTTTGCTGGTCATAAAGTTTCAAAGAGTGTCCTGTCTATCTGATTGCCTGTCTATCTGATTGCTCAATTTActataagtttatttttagtttatgaaatagTCCCTCTCCACACGATAGATATTTTTACACAAGTTTCAGCGTTCCAACAGCACGGTATGTATTTCCATGAACAAAGTTCGTGGTTCTTCTCATTGTTACGTGAATTGTTATATCTTAAATATTTGTGACAACGACTTCTTGTGGAGTGTTGTAACGCAAAGGAAGTCTTTGTTGTACTTCTTATAAatgtttttgagttttagttgaaattgaattggtttcattttcaaaacctTTTTATCAtgttgttaaatttttttggatttttctttcgtgTCCATCTAACGGGGAAAGTTTTGCTCGTTTCAGGGTATGTTCATCGTGTCGCTTCCGTTCGCGGTACTTCGAGGCGGTTACTGGGCGATCATTGCGATGGTCGGAATAGCGCACATCTGCTGCTACACCGGCAAGATACTGGTCCAGTGTCTGTACGAACCGGATCCGCAGACGGGTGAACCGGTACGGGTCCGCGACAGCTACGTGTCCATCGCGAAGGTGTGCTTCGGCAAGAAGATTGGCGCACGGGTCGTCAGCATAGCGCAGATCATCGAGCTGCTCATGACCTGCATCCTGTACGTGGTGGTCTGCGGCGACCTGATGGCCGGTTCGTTCCCGGACGGGGCGCTCGATACACGCTCCTGGATGATGCTGTGCGGTATCTTCCTGCTGCCGCTGGCCTTCCTGAAGTCGCTGCACCACGTCTCGCTGCTGTCGTTCTGGTGCACCATGGCCCATCTGCTGATCAACGCGATCATCGTCGGCTACTGCCTGCTGGAGATCGGCGACTGGGGCTGGAGTAAGGTCAAGTGGCGAATGGACTTTGAAAACTTTCCAATCTCACTTGGTGTTATTGTCTTCTCCTACACGTCGCAAATCTTCCTGCCCACGCTCGAGGGCAACATGGAGGATCGGTCCAAGTTCAACTGGATGCTCGACTGGTCGCACATTGCGGCGGCCGCGTTCAAGGCGCTGTTCGGGTACATCTGCTTCCTGACGTTCCAGAACGATACGCAGCAGGTCATCACGAACAATCTGCACTCGCCCGGGTTTAAGGGTTTGGTTAACTTCTGCCTGGTGATCAAGGCTGTCCTCAGCTATCCGCTCCCATTCTTTGCCGCCTGCGAGCTGCTCGAGCGGGCCTTCTTCCGTGGCCGACCGAAGACAATCTTCCCGGTCGTCTGGGAGCTCGACGGTGAGCTGAAGGTTTGGGGTCTCGCCTGGCGCTTGACCGTCATCCTCGGGACGATCATGATGGCCATCTTCATACCGCACTTTTCCATCCTGATGGGCTTCATCGGGAGCTTCACGGGCACGATGTTGAGCTTCATCTGGCCATGCTACTTCCATCTCAAGCTCAAGGGCCATCTGTTGGACCAGAAGCAGCGGGCGTACAACTACTTCATTATCTTTCTCGGTGTGCTGTTCTGCGTGGTCGGTATCTATGACTCGGGCACTGCTTTGATCCATGCGTTCGAGATCGGGCTGCCGTTCTAAGTGCCGCCAGTTTGCAGGGCCTTGCGAACCCGTCGGACACCTGTACAGCGCACTGCAGCCCCACATCTCAACCCTCGTTCATATATACATTCATCTCACATTTCCACCCCCGCGTCGTTTCCCAAAAACTTCTAAACGCACGTTGTTAAACTGTTGATCTCGAATACATTCCCGATTTGATGCGATTGTTCATTTTGTGGCTAGCTCATAAAAGTTACACGCTATGAACATAAGGAAAGTGGGCCGAGAAACGATTGCAAAACGTTACGAAAGTTATGTCCTACTGCAGAAATTTGAAATACGCCGACTTGGAGAAGGTAAGCCATGTGAACTTGTACCGATTCTCCCGCAACAGTCAATGAATGTGATGTACCATGTTCGTTCCGGCGATACATTAACACATTTCATTGCGACATCGTATCTTCGACATATCGGAAATTCgtatttgggttttttttaagtacGTGCAAAATAAGAGCACACTCTGAAAATGTTATACAGACGACAGAAAATCCGGTGCAACCAGCAAGAAACAAGCGTTATGAAGAGAAAAGCAACTTACGAAACAAGCACGAACCAGAAATTGTTAATCAATGTCTTCCTGTAAAGTAATCGAGAGGCGATAGAGTGAAACATGTGAACAAACTTCCGCAAATAAGCAACAAAGTAATTGTTAGAGGTCTTTAAATTTAGCAAGCAAATATACATATTCTCCAAAAGACCCACCGGTGGGACACGTGTGCGCCCGGTGGGGGCGTTAAATGGCATGCAGaagcaaatgcaaaacaaGTATCAGTCTTCCataaatatatacatatatacatatacaGAGAGGTAAAGAAAATCAAGCAACattaaatacaaatagaacATGTAAGAATGCAACATATTTAAGCTAGCGAGCGAAACTATACTGTGTCAGTTAGTCAGACAGTAGAAGACGAGCATAGGCAACACGACGGAGGACAATATCGATAGTAGCTAAAACAATTCCGTTACACAAGATCAATTCATTTTGCAATCATGGGATATTCCAGTGCGATTTACTTGTAGAACACGAATCTGTGCTCGAGGAAAAACGTCAACCATCCTAAGGCGAAGATCGTTCAAATTGAATCAATTACCTACAAGTGACAATAAGCAATGGCGGACTGTGCCGGAAATGGCTAGAAGACGTATTTACTTCTGCCATTTTACACCTATCCGACCACGTGCGATACACAAATTCATGCTTGAAAATTAACTCCctattgtttgaaaattttggtggggaaaatgaaaagcgtGCGCACACATATTCTGTTCGGCTAGTAATATCAGGCATTTTACGGTGCGACCAGGCGCATAATATACTCCTACTATACAAGAAAAGAAAGCTATACCAACGTCTTCCAACCCATACATAGTataagaaatttatttttagtgcATCATCCAAAAGTCTTCCAAGAACAACGCTGACGAGCAATTCGGGCCACACGGTTTCGTTTACGGTTTTAGGCAAGATATTTCTTGTAGCAATCCTTCACCCTTTACATGCCAACCCTGGCATAGTGCACGATTAATCGTTGTGGCATTGCCCGTTTGAGGAGTGTGATTTTATTGCTAGTGCCATTGCGGCAAAGAGTAACGGATTTCGGTTGTTTTATGGCTTTGTTCAAAATATTGAATGTTCCACTATACAATAATCTCTATTGTACTTATTGCAATTAATGTATTTAAGAGCAACATTATAGGTGTCCGAATAAATAACAGttatttaactttaaattCAACTTAACAAAACTGTTCATCTTCTGTTCGCTTAAGAATGCATGTGGTCCTGTGCTTGGATTGCCACGTGTTTCTGTATTACAGCGAGTTCAGTATAAATCACATTTTCAAAGAGAATCTTTTGGAACCACAAAATAATTCATGGAAAGTATACGATATAAATTCGTGTTTTTAGTTCAATCCGCGTCTAGCGTTGGCGGTCGATTTCAAAAGTATAAATTTTGCGAGATTCACGTGATGGTTACTTTTCTTGGACGCCGTCATCAACCACTAGGCAATACGACATTTGTTCGATAATCTTGAGTTTCACCTTCTTTTCATGTACACCTTGATCCTCGGAGAAAATAATGATCGAATCCTCTAGcaaggagagaaaaagagttaGCGATTAGCACATTCAACGGTAATGTTTGTCTCAAAAGGACCTTTCTTTTGAGGAGTCATTTATTAAAATCTGCCGAAggactaaaaagttattaacaaattagctatttcagccattattttttgttctgaccaaggtttttgaagTTTGTTAGCTGCTTcgttctagtggtgggtaTATCGAATctccaaatccgaatcccaatccatcaAACAGTGACGATGGAAACCAATCAATGCCGGTCTGGAAATAGTTtatcctaatctgaatccccTTCAAACCACATCTAATAACTCGCTTTTTACGtaataatcccaaacaaatcaaatctgattcgtatcccaatcgaatcaaatctgtAGAATCcatcagatgggattcgaatctttggaatccatCTAGGGATCGACTCAAGTTTTCCAAATCCCGAttttgccaacactagtttgttttgttgtgctgtTGTTCGCGAACTAGTAGTTGCAACTTGCAAAGTGGATAGTCAAGCTTTGCACTACTGGCCATATCAGTAACTATTTCGTACGGTGCGTTGAGGAGCAGGTGAAAAACATCGTTTTGTCGCTGTCGTCACCTTCGTCGCTaacgggtttgtttttggttacGCTGGTTTCATCCGTGTGCAGAACGAGATTGAAGCAGGCTTCGCGTAAagtgttgtattttgtttgccGAGCCTAAAAGTAAGCAACATTTGAGGGGTAAGCAGCTCAAACGGTCCGACGCGGGGCTGAAGGTCTCGCCAGCGGACGAAGACCACTCGGtgtgcgtttgttttgtaGAGCTAGAGGGAAAGCGATATTTTCACCTTACGCAGCTTCAGCGTGCAGTGCATTCTCCGTGCGGTGGAGAAAAGGTGTACGGTTTATCACAGTAAGATAGAGAAGATATCGAGATAAATAGTGCAAATAATCTCTATCTGTAGGGCAGGTGCGTAGAAATAAAAAGGTGTCTGATAAAATTCGATGTGCCGTCTCCTGCGTCGGGGCTGTGGTTTGTGTACGGTGTTTACTTAAAAGTGTGTAATTTTCAGCACCGAAGTTTGTTTGAATATCGTGTTAATGCGCAGTGAAGGCAACCGTGTTGGTCGAGGTGCTTGTTTGCAGCAATCAGTGTCGTCGGCCAAAATTGTCCAGCGCTAACAATCACCGCCGAACGCAAGCAGGAAAACGGGAATCTTCAACCCCCGGGTTTTATCATTGACAACGGTGTCCGCAACAGTAAGGTAAGGCGTCAGACAACCACCCGCTCTCGCTATCATCAATTGAATCAAATCATTGTTTATTTCAGTGTTCCATCCCggatgttttaaatttccgCCTTCGCTCGCAAATGCAACCGCTGAACGGAGTGAACGCAAAAGCACCTGCATTAGGAAGCGACAAAGAATGGAAGAAAGTAAAATCTTGGAAGCAATCTCCATCGTTTCCTTCCATCGTCGATCGATGGCGCTCCCTTGGATCCTTGTTCCCGCACTATCAGCGCACATTGCGTGACAAAAGTGGGGTACATCTGTGTGCGACAGGAAGAGACAGCATCCACCCCAAAAATTTTCGCAGGATAACAACGCGCAGATCTTTTTTTTGGGCCTGTCTGACACTGGCAGGGTGTAGCTGGCGCTCCCTTCGCACCATCCGGCGAATGGCGAACCGTCACAGGATGACAGATTCGAGAGAATTATTTCGccaaaatcgaaacgaaaggCTGAGAGGAACCGACTGAGTTTGAGAGGATGTCTGTTTATCCTCGGAGAGAATGTGCATAAAGCGCAAGGATACAGAAGCTGCCAGGACTTTCTAGAGCATTCAAGGCACAATTcatcccccttttttttataacgaCGAGCAAAGATAATTGGATATACCTTTCATCGGCAAGTTGACCGTGAAAAATCGCTGAGAATGTTAAGCACCAGACGATGCAATTTAATTTCACGTTAGGCATCATTGGGTAGTTTTAGTTCCATTTGATAGAAAACAGGATGGATCTAGCCGGTAAATCAAATTTCGTGTTAGTGGTTGACACTATCATCGACTGTTCTAGCAAATTTATCTGGGCTAGTAAAGTCTCTTTGGACGTTTTTTCTGTTCTTGTTTATTGAACGTGCCTTAATTACAACTTTTCGTATCACGCTTTGCCTGGCCGGAAGTAGGAGTAAAAACATACGTTTGTTTTTGTCCATGAAGCGATGTACAAAAAAATGATAAGCTTACAGGCTTTTAAACATAGCTAGTATGGTCAACACCTTCTTTATTACCGTCTGTAGCCAATGAGTTTGTATTCACatggattttattttacaatggCTTGTACGAATTTTAAAAGATTGTTACTGTATGCATAATATGTTTGCTCTTGCAAGTTGGTTGAGTAAAAGTTGTACAGGAGAAGGTTTTTTGGTAGATAAAGAGAGGATAGGTATGATTTGATAATCAATAATATTGACCTTTTTGAATCGTTTGCACCAACGAAAACTTTGAGGTATGTTCTTGGTTTCGCTCGTAAGGTTTATTAAGTAAGGTTTATATTTATGTTTGCCAATCGTTATCGATGGCTTGGGCACATATTGCAGAGTAATATCGATATCGTATCGCAACAAATTAATCTGTGAAACTTTTTTGGTGAAACCCGATTGGAAACTAGAAACCAAAGCTAGAGGAATTTTATTTAAGGCAAATGCTGCTTTTGGTACAAAGTGTGATTTGGATGGGTATATTTGAGTGGATATATTCACTAAAAATGGTCCTACTTAATCAATAACTTTGTGATAAAATCGTACCCAAGACTCTCATCCACTTCTATGATCGAAGGCTATGTAATTCAATAAACTTTTTTGCAGCATTTCTATTTGAAGCATGTTACTCCTAcaccatttaaaaaataacaattactTATTACCCTAAACTTCCTTTAGCTGAGTATCGTTACGAAATACTTGAGCAAATTAGTTTGAAATGCATTCACCTTTTAAAGTGAGCGTAattaattagttttaaaataagcATACGAATACAGATTCTGTTCTAAGACGCTCAGCGATATTTGccataaataattcattcacCTTAAGGTTATGgatttatatgttttttttttattgagacATTCGAGCATTAACATTTCGAGAATGTGTAAAAGCATAAAGCACATAGACAGTTCTCACCTGCTAAACTGCCCACCTTCGCCGTTCGCCTTATTGTGCCACGTCTGTCCGCTGCGTTGAGGGCAATGCCTTTTCCTACATGGTGTTGTTTTCTATTGCACCCACGCACATTGTGGTCGTCAGCTTATTGTTGACTTTGTGGATCACGCGAGTCTCCGCTTTTGACTGCTTTGcatattcaattttcttccagCTTAAGCCACGCAAATTGTCGTTGACTGTCGGCCTACTAATTGGTAGCCCAGGGAGGTAGAAGAATCGCACATTGGCGCGATAAGATTAACACAGGAAACTATTAAAATCACCTCGCTTTATTAGCCGGCACGACGGTGATACTCGGCGCACGGCGCGAGCTGTCGTAGCGGATCTGGGAGTGCGTGAGAATTATTAAGGCGTGGAGGCGTGGCAGTGTATTCCGATCGCGCCCCGGCGATGGATAGTTCTGAACGACAGTTCTGCGTTTATGGCTCATAGAATTAAACGCTGCCTGCCGGTTGCGTTAAGCCATTTATGTTCGCCGTGTGGTTAAGATAAGATTCTTTTCTACGAATTTCATTCACCGTCCACGGGCTGGACGCGTCGGTTAGGTCATGGTTGTTGCCATCTTTTGGTTCGTACGTACGTACTCTTGCCTTTGCAATTATTTCACCGTCCGCATACAGCGACAAACTTACGCCGCAAAACTTATGGCCGACTTCCGTGGGGCTATTTCTTACCGGCACGGGTCCAGCCACTTTTAAAACAACTCAATTCGTCTGGGTTGAACGAGTGGCACGTTCCTTATTTGCATTTATGCATTTGCACGTCCAAATGTAAAAGCAAGTGGGCAAATATTTAACCGACGCCAATCGGCTGTCGTCCCCGTCCTTTGCGACGGGATACGGGTCGAGCAGTATGGAATTGCTTTTCTTGTGGGCAGACAAAAAAAATTCTTCCATGAATTGATAGTTAAAAGTGCGTGGAAAATAGTGAAAACACGTCAAGATGGACATcttattttttccttacggAATAAGAAAGTGTCTGGGTAggttctaattttttttcttattttccatGCCCTCGCCTTGAACTCCAACTGGTGTCGTTCGGCATTAGCGCATAGGGACAGTGGACTTCATTGTTAACATGGCGTGTTGGTGCGTTGACACTGCACGAGCTGCCAATGCGGGAAATCTCACGCAATCGGGCGCCATCAAGATGAGGAAAAATTATTACCATATGTTTAGACTAAGCGATGTCAC from Anopheles coustani chromosome 3, idAnoCousDA_361_x.2, whole genome shotgun sequence harbors:
- the LOC131268898 gene encoding integumentary mucin C.1-like, with protein sequence MNKIIVVTFLVVCVLGYLSSTVDGSPARRKQQSSSSEESDERKQMVRDRKKGRRPDGGDREMSRRGSGNRRKGHSSEESGEMKMRRPASGSGKKKNKNRYRNRKPTTTTATTSTSTTTTTTTTAAPSSSNPPTVGSTRADISTTTASSSTTSTTPTTTTSSSPSITSSTTPSMTPTTTTSSSPSTTSSTTPSTTTTQNPTSTTTSSPSSTTAAPSSTTRRQQSRRDD
- the LOC131272463 gene encoding vesicular inhibitory amino acid transporter produces the protein MAFLNNLRSVPMPPVKNMLNVALQTARQTIPSKQKQNGYEEAAGDSFGGGPAGAGGPGGASGGLRSPPQVPQRPQNVHFAETDTAGDTGGTAEMNPLNPFTNPKAYYQEDGMDQSGANQYQETGFNQGDFENGYQAGGYPPRQGSVQSFGSDSTFAGGCEGETPGGSKINEYQAAWNVTNAIQGMFIVSLPFAVLRGGYWAIIAMVGIAHICCYTGKILVQCLYEPDPQTGEPVRVRDSYVSIAKVCFGKKIGARVVSIAQIIELLMTCILYVVVCGDLMAGSFPDGALDTRSWMMLCGIFLLPLAFLKSLHHVSLLSFWCTMAHLLINAIIVGYCLLEIGDWGWSKVKWRMDFENFPISLGVIVFSYTSQIFLPTLEGNMEDRSKFNWMLDWSHIAAAAFKALFGYICFLTFQNDTQQVITNNLHSPGFKGLVNFCLVIKAVLSYPLPFFAACELLERAFFRGRPKTIFPVVWELDGELKVWGLAWRLTVILGTIMMAIFIPHFSILMGFIGSFTGTMLSFIWPCYFHLKLKGHLLDQKQRAYNYFIIFLGVLFCVVGIYDSGTALIHAFEIGLPF